A portion of the Corynebacterium occultum genome contains these proteins:
- a CDS encoding GNAT family N-acetyltransferase: MEWEELAARRGTRFSSRPAYAWTWFETLGKGELALATLHRDGRLVALLPLHSRRRLGITVHRLLGHGLGTIGEALAADAEALKDLVAGLRQQGVLLELTHVPEDSPLLAELLVGDGWMVDYQRDETCPVMMLPEGSTAQDLRSKKTLKRLRVSRDAISRDHGPVEFGVIRTPAGLAACWPEIIAVTKAAREADEENKLNLLAGEYSEFGRRFLGEEAESGNLLLLLLRVDRKLVAVEVQLRTGQREEAWYIRYDPAFAKLAPGHQLLEFLADNHDELGVYESDQMIGTSSYKMDWQNATYEVGTVCASPREHSWQLPLARGIRFASAGAHQQYREIQPKLATLTGKLR; the protein is encoded by the coding sequence ATGGAGTGGGAGGAACTGGCAGCCCGGCGCGGCACCCGTTTTTCCTCCCGCCCCGCCTATGCCTGGACCTGGTTTGAAACCCTGGGGAAGGGGGAGCTCGCCTTGGCGACCCTGCACCGTGATGGCCGCCTGGTGGCGCTGTTGCCGCTGCATAGTCGTCGTCGGCTGGGGATCACCGTCCACCGTCTGCTCGGGCATGGCCTGGGGACCATCGGTGAGGCGCTGGCCGCAGATGCCGAGGCGTTGAAGGATTTGGTGGCCGGGTTACGGCAGCAAGGTGTGTTACTTGAGCTGACCCATGTGCCGGAGGACTCTCCACTGCTGGCGGAACTACTCGTCGGGGACGGATGGATGGTGGACTACCAGCGGGATGAGACCTGCCCGGTGATGATGCTGCCGGAGGGTAGTACCGCCCAGGATCTTCGCAGCAAAAAGACCCTGAAGCGCCTGCGTGTCTCCCGGGACGCCATCTCCCGGGATCATGGCCCGGTGGAATTCGGGGTGATCCGCACTCCGGCTGGGTTGGCTGCCTGCTGGCCGGAGATCATCGCGGTCACCAAGGCTGCCCGCGAAGCCGATGAGGAGAACAAACTTAACCTCCTGGCCGGAGAATACAGTGAGTTCGGCCGCCGTTTCCTAGGGGAGGAGGCAGAGAGCGGGAATCTGCTCCTGCTCCTGTTGCGGGTGGACAGGAAACTGGTGGCGGTGGAGGTGCAGTTACGCACCGGCCAGCGGGAGGAGGCCTGGTACATCCGTTATGATCCGGCCTTCGCCAAACTCGCGCCGGGCCATCAGCTGCTTGAGTTCCTGGCGGATAACCATGATGAACTGGGTGTCTATGAGTCTGACCAGATGATCGGCACCAGCAGCTACAAGATGGACTGGCAGAACGCCACCTATGAGGTGGGTACTGTCTGTGCCTCCCCGAGAGAACATTCCTGGCAGCTGCCGCTGGCCCGTGGCATCCGTTTCGCCAGCGCCGGTGCACACCAGCAATACCGTGAGATCCAGCCCAAACTCGCTACTCTGACCGGAAAGTTACGCTGA